In the Rhodoferax fermentans genome, TGAGGCGTGGGAGCGTTCAAGGACATCAACACGGCGTAACCATTGTCAAGCGGACGCACCAACAAGCCCGTGCGCCCAAGCTCAGTGCAAGTCACCTACGGGCTGCGTTTTGGCAAACCAACATCCAGCCACCTCTTGGGTTCAATAATCATAGCTGCTCGCCCTTATTGCATAAGGGGATGAGGCGCTTTTGGCGCTTGAACGTGCTATTTTTTCCTGACCTCAAACAGCCGTTGCAGCACACAGAACACCAACAGCAAAGCGCCAATCACGATGCGGGTCCACCAGGAGCTCAGGGAGCCGTCAAACATGATCAGAGTCTGGATCAGGCCCAGCGCAAGCACACCAAACAGGGTGCCGACCACATAACCCACACCCCCGCTGAGCAGCGTGCCACCAATCACCACCGCCGCAATCGCATCCAGCTCCAGGCCAATCGCATGCAGGCCGTAACCCGACAGCATGTAGAAGGTGAACACCACCCCGCCCAGGGCTGAGCAAAAGCCGCTCAAGCTGTAGACCAGCACCGTGGTGCGTGCCACCGGCAAGCCCATCAGCATGGCCGACTGCTCACTGCCACCAATGGCGTAGACGGTGCGGCCAAACTCGGTTGCATGCGCCATAAAAATGGCGGCCAGCAGCACCAGCACCGCCAAAATAGCGCTCAGTGACACCGCCGCATCCGGCCAAAGAGGCACCCGTGTTTGCGCCAGCGCGGTGTAGGTCTCGTCCGTGATGCTGATCGAGTCGATGCTGATCACGTAACACAGGCCACGTGCCAAAAACATACCCGCCAGCGTGACGATAAACGGTTGCAGCCGAAAACGCTGGATCAGCCAGCCCATGAACGCACCCAGACCGGTGCCCATCAGCAAGACCAGCGGAATCGCCAGCCCCAGGTTCCAGTGCTGGTGCTCCACCAGCTCGGCCAGCACCATGGTGCTCAGGGCCACCACCGAACCGACCGACAGGTCAATGCCACCGGTCAGGATGACAAAAGTCATGCCGACCGCCACAATCACCAGAAAAGCGTTGTCGATCAGCAGGTTCAGAAACACCTGGGCCGAGAAAAATCCGTTGTAGGACACCGAGCCAAAGGTGGCCATCGCCACAAACAGGGACACCGTGGCCACCAGGGGCAGGTATTTGGCGTTGAGCTTCATACGGCACCCCCGGTCGCTGCGGGGCGCACCACCCAGCCATGCACCGTTCGCCGGAACTCAGCCGACTGCAACAGCATCACCACAAACACCACCACCGCTTTGACCACCAGGTTGATCTCGGGGGGCACACCAATTGAATAAATGGTCGAGGTCAGCGTCTGGATGATGAGCGCCCCCACCATGGTGCCCGCCAGGTTGAAACGGCCCCCGCTGAGCAGGGTGCCGCCCAGCGTCACCGCCAGAATGGCGTCGAGCTCCATCAGGTTGCCCGCGTTGTTGCCGTCGGCACTCTTGACGTTGGAGCTGATGATCAGCCCGGCAATGCCGGCGGTCAGCCCGCAGAAGGCGTAGACACAAACGGTGATGAGCCGCTCACGCACACCCGCCAGCCGCGCTGCCGCCGGGTTGATACCAATGGCTTGGATGAACATGCCCAGCGCGGTGCGGGTCACCAGCAGATGCACCGCGAGGAAGGTGCCCCCGGCAATGAACAAGGCAAACGGCAGACCCCACAGGAAACCGTTGCCAATGTAGAAGTAAGGCGCGTAATACACGGTGACGATTTGCCCGCCGGTGGCCAGCTGTGCAATACCACGCCCGGCCACCATCAGGATCAGTGTGGCAATGATCGGCTGCAGGCCAATCTTGGCCACCAGCAGCCCGTTCCACAAGCCGCAAAACAGCGCCACCAGCAAGGCACACACAATCGCCAGCGGCATCGGGAAGCGGCTCACATGGGTCGGCACACCGTTGTTGATGACCAGGGTGCCGCCAATCATGAGGGCGGCGACGGAGGCACTGATGGCCACCACCGCACCGACCGAGATGTCGATGCCACGCGTGGCAATCACCAGCGTCATGCCCAGCGCCACCAGCATCAGCGGGGCAGAGCGGTTCAGGATGTCGATCAGGCTGCCGTAGAGGTGGCCGTCACGCCATTGCAGCACCCAGAAACCCTGGTTGAGACTGGCGTTGACCACCAGAATCAGGGCCAGTGTGACCAGCGGCCAGAACAGGGAATGCGACAGCAGGCGCTTGAAGAGGGGTTCAGAAGATGTGCTCATGCGTGCTCCGCAATCAGTGCGTAGACCGCATGGTCGCTGCTGCCAGCGGGCAACTCACCCACCTTGGCGTGGTCGCGCATGACCACAATACGGTCTGCCACCCGCACCACCTCGGACATTTCCGAGGAAAT is a window encoding:
- the yjfF gene encoding galactofuranose ABC transporter, permease protein YjfF, giving the protein MKLNAKYLPLVATVSLFVAMATFGSVSYNGFFSAQVFLNLLIDNAFLVIVAVGMTFVILTGGIDLSVGSVVALSTMVLAELVEHQHWNLGLAIPLVLLMGTGLGAFMGWLIQRFRLQPFIVTLAGMFLARGLCYVISIDSISITDETYTALAQTRVPLWPDAAVSLSAILAVLVLLAAIFMAHATEFGRTVYAIGGSEQSAMLMGLPVARTTVLVYSLSGFCSALGGVVFTFYMLSGYGLHAIGLELDAIAAVVIGGTLLSGGVGYVVGTLFGVLALGLIQTLIMFDGSLSSWWTRIVIGALLLVFCVLQRLFEVRKK
- a CDS encoding ABC transporter permease; this encodes MSTSSEPLFKRLLSHSLFWPLVTLALILVVNASLNQGFWVLQWRDGHLYGSLIDILNRSAPLMLVALGMTLVIATRGIDISVGAVVAISASVAALMIGGTLVINNGVPTHVSRFPMPLAIVCALLVALFCGLWNGLLVAKIGLQPIIATLILMVAGRGIAQLATGGQIVTVYYAPYFYIGNGFLWGLPFALFIAGGTFLAVHLLVTRTALGMFIQAIGINPAAARLAGVRERLITVCVYAFCGLTAGIAGLIISSNVKSADGNNAGNLMELDAILAVTLGGTLLSGGRFNLAGTMVGALIIQTLTSTIYSIGVPPEINLVVKAVVVFVVMLLQSAEFRRTVHGWVVRPAATGGAV